Proteins from a single region of Flavobacterium sp. K5-23:
- a CDS encoding dihydroorotase family protein has product MKIIIREAKIIDPKSPFHQKTADILIVDGFIKQIGTSLSNEENAQEIKLENLHVSQGWFDSSVSLGEPGFEERETISNGLEVAAKSGFTAIALQPNSYPVIDNQSQINFVVNKANGFATSLFPIGALTKGSEGKDMAELFDMKNAGAVAFGDYNKSQDNANMLKIALQYVQDFDGLVIAFPQDEKIKGNGVVNEGIVSTRLGLKGIPTLAEELQIARNLFILEYTGGKLHIPTISTAKSVQLIKEAKAKGLQVSCSVAVHHLVLTDEILEGFDTRYKVSPPLRIETDRKALIEGVLDGTIDMITSDHNPMDIEHKKMEFDMAKNGTIGLESAFGALMTVLPLETIIEKLTVGKATFGIESNSITEGAKASMSLFNPEGNSTFTKSSILSRSKNSAFLGMEMKGKVYGIVNQGKLIVAQ; this is encoded by the coding sequence ATGAAAATAATCATCCGAGAAGCAAAAATTATCGATCCAAAAAGTCCTTTTCATCAAAAGACGGCAGATATATTAATTGTAGATGGATTTATTAAACAAATAGGAACTTCACTTTCTAACGAAGAAAATGCTCAAGAAATAAAACTAGAAAACCTTCACGTCTCTCAAGGATGGTTTGACAGCAGTGTTTCCCTTGGCGAACCAGGTTTTGAGGAAAGAGAAACCATTTCTAATGGATTAGAAGTTGCAGCCAAAAGTGGTTTTACTGCCATAGCGCTACAACCAAATTCTTATCCAGTAATTGACAATCAATCTCAAATCAATTTTGTTGTAAATAAAGCCAATGGCTTTGCTACATCTCTTTTCCCAATAGGCGCTTTAACAAAAGGAAGCGAAGGAAAAGATATGGCAGAATTATTCGATATGAAAAATGCAGGAGCAGTTGCTTTTGGGGATTACAACAAGAGCCAAGACAATGCTAATATGCTTAAAATAGCCCTGCAATATGTACAGGATTTTGACGGATTAGTAATTGCATTTCCTCAAGACGAAAAAATCAAAGGAAACGGCGTAGTCAATGAAGGAATTGTATCCACTCGATTAGGATTAAAAGGGATTCCAACACTAGCTGAAGAATTACAAATTGCAAGAAACCTATTTATTCTAGAATATACAGGAGGGAAATTACACATCCCAACTATTTCAACTGCTAAATCAGTCCAGCTTATCAAAGAGGCTAAGGCCAAAGGTTTGCAAGTAAGCTGTAGTGTTGCCGTGCATCATTTAGTTTTAACTGACGAAATCTTGGAAGGTTTTGACACTAGGTATAAAGTATCACCACCTTTAAGAATAGAAACCGACAGGAAAGCATTAATCGAAGGAGTATTGGACGGAACAATCGATATGATTACATCTGACCATAACCCAATGGATATTGAGCACAAGAAAATGGAGTTTGATATGGCTAAAAACGGAACTATCGGTTTAGAAAGTGCTTTTGGCGCTTTGATGACTGTGTTGCCTCTTGAAACCATTATCGAAAAATTGACAGTAGGAAAAGCTACTTTTGGTATCGAAAGTAATTCAATCACCGAAGGTGCAAAAGCTTCAATGAGTTTATTCAACCCTGAAGGAAACAGTACCTTTACCAAATCATCTATTTTATCGAGATCTAAAAACTCGGCTTTCCTGGGGATGGAAATGAAAGGAAAAGTATATGGAATTGTAAATCAAGGAAAATTAATAGTAGCACAATAA
- a CDS encoding alpha/beta hydrolase → MNLSLEYLVREPKIILDKNPLLILLHGYGSNEEDLFSFAAELPEEYYIISARAPYNMQYGSYAWYAINFDADQNKFSDNEQAKSSRDLIVKFIDELIVKYPIDSSQVILTGFSQGAILSYAIALSHPDKISKVVALSGYANEEIIMDNYKSNDFSKLKIYHSHGTVDQVIPVDWARKTKPFLDNLEINSTYKEYPIGHGVSPQNFYDFKNWLLE, encoded by the coding sequence ATGAATTTATCTCTTGAGTATCTCGTTAGAGAACCTAAAATAATACTAGACAAAAACCCGCTCTTAATTTTACTTCACGGATACGGAAGCAACGAAGAAGATCTTTTCTCATTTGCAGCTGAACTTCCTGAAGAATATTACATCATTTCAGCACGTGCTCCGTATAATATGCAATATGGTAGTTATGCGTGGTACGCCATTAATTTTGATGCAGACCAAAACAAATTTTCAGACAATGAACAAGCTAAATCTTCAAGAGATTTAATAGTAAAGTTCATTGATGAATTAATTGTTAAATACCCTATAGATTCTTCCCAAGTTATTTTGACAGGATTTAGTCAAGGTGCTATTTTAAGTTATGCAATAGCACTTTCACATCCTGATAAGATTAGTAAAGTTGTAGCTTTGAGTGGTTATGCAAATGAAGAAATCATAATGGACAATTACAAATCCAATGATTTTTCAAAACTTAAAATATACCATTCACACGGAACGGTTGACCAAGTAATTCCAGTGGATTGGGCTAGAAAAACAAAGCCTTTCTTAGACAATTTAGAAATAAACTCAACATACAAAGAATACCCTATTGGTCATGGCGTTTCTCCACAGAATTTCTATGATTTCAAGAATTGGTTATTAGAATAA